GTTGCAAGATGACAATAGAGCGCTTGACCGGCTTACCAAATCCAAAGAGGCTGCTCTTCTCGAGGCTGAGAGAACTGTTCAGATTGCTATGGCTAAAGCATCTTTGGTTGATGATCTGCAAAACAAAAACCAGGAGCTAATGAAGCAGATTGAAATATGCCAGGTTTTTCTCTCATTCAATAACAGTCTATTTCAGAATATCCATGTAAATCAAGGCATACACTTACAGCTTGATTTGACATGTCTTGCTCACATATCAGGAGGAGAACAAAATCCTCGACAAAATGCATCGGCAGAAGGTTGCAGAGGTTGAAAAGCTAACCCAAACTGTTCGCGAGCTTGAGGAGGCTGTTTTGGCTGGTGGTGCTGCTGCTAATGCTGTGCGTGATTATCAACGAAAAGTGCAAGAGATGAATGTAATGACTGTTACTCTTGGAATTTTTAGTTCTTCCAAAAGACAGCTGGTAGTTGTTTTGAGTGTGTTAGAAGTGCTCCAAATTGAGTCTAACCTTCAGGCTTGCACTTAGGAGGAGAGAAAAACTTTGGAACGGGAGGTAGCTCGTGCAAAGGTTACTGCAAATCGTGTTGCCACTGTGGTTGCTAATGAATGGAAAGATGCCAATGACAAAGTGATGCCAGTTAAGCAATGGCTTGACGAAAGAAGATTTTTCCAGGCAAGTAATATGTGTTCAATGCCAGCTTACCATGTTCCTCGAATTAACTCTTTCAATTACCTAAATGCTGTGCAAATATCATTATTGTAAGATACTTCCAATAATCGTTAGAGCGTCCTACTCCTATAACTCACAAAGCTATTTTTTCCTTAGCTTTGAATATTCTTGAGACTATTTTCTGCTTTTAGCTTGTACTTTTATTGTATTGATTGCTTGAATAATCCTGGGAAAGGAGCCTTTTGAACTGACATCCAAacttttattcttattatgaTGTGCTTAATCCTCTCATAAAAAAAGGCGTGCTTAGTTATATAACGGTAGGTGACTTGGGATTCTTTCATGACACGTGGAgtaaacagagagagagagaacagctATTCTTATCTAGTTTGTATAAATAACCAGGATGTTGAAACAGTTCATTGGGATAAGACTCTGGGTAACGAATAGATAGACTACGTGAAATGCTAGTTGCAGATGTCACTTGTGTGATATAAAACTTTTGCATTTCAAGTCACGGACTAAATATAAGGTAGTTTGAGCACTGAATATGTTTTGCTTATTTCTGCAGGGAGAAATGCAACAGCTCCGAGATAAATTGGCAGTAGCTGAGCGGACTGCAAAAGCAGAAGCGCAACTTAAAGTGAGTAAGCTAACCTGTTCAATTACTTGCTGtaaagcatttctcaacttttgatCTATTACTTGATTTCTTAGGAAAAATACCAAGTGCGATTTAAAGTTTTAGAGGAAAGGCTTAAAGCACCCAATGGTAATTCCCGCATTGCTTCCGAAGGAAGAAGCACAAGCAATGGGTCTTCAAGGCGTCAGTCTCTAGGTGGAGCCGAGAATTTCTCTAGATCATCCTCCAATGGGTTTTTATCAAAGAGAACACCAAATTCACAATATGGAACTCTCAGATCTAGTAATGCGAGCACATTATTAAAGCATGTTAAGATCTCATCTAGATCATTTGATGGTGGTAGTAGATCCCTGGATAGAGATAAGTTGATGCCAGTTGCAAGTGTGAATGATAATATGCCCACCAATACCAGCGATGAGACCCTAATTAGTGAAACGAACGGTACATATAAGGAGAGTGcaaatgggactccaattgagAAAACGGACCCAGAACAGGAAGATTACGTTTCTGGAATGCTGTATGATATGTTACAGAAAGAGGTCATATCTCTGAGAAAAGCTTGCCATGAGAAAGATCAGACACTCAAGGACAAGGATGATGCAATTGAGGTTAGATGGTCTaccagttcattttattttgcgGCCTCTCAGACCCCTCATACTCTTGATGTATTCTGTTGTTTGTAATCTAAAATTAAGCAGATGTTGGCAAAAAAGGTTGATACATTGAACAAAGCAATGGAAATTGAGGCCAAAAAGATGCGAAGAGAAGTAGCTGCCATGGGAAAGGAAGTTTCTGCTATGCGTGTCAGCAAGGAGCATGATATGAGGGCTCGGCGCGTAATTGCTCCCAGAGGAGCTGTAAATAGTTCTCATTTAACTTCTGCAAGGTAAAGTTCTTACATGTGGAAAATTAAATCTGTTAGTATAGTTCCCTATTCCGTGTGAATGTGTGACAGACGCTCAGGAGCATATCCTTCTGTTTGGTAAGCCTCTTCAAATTCTACAAATATAGGTCAGGACTTGAATACAAATGCTGGTAGTATTAGTAGTATGAAATGTGTGACCCTGtcattttgaatctttgatgcTCCATAACTGCTGGtgctttaataaaatgagtaattctacatacaactgtGAAATGTGTAAATGCtacgtaatcg
This genomic interval from Juglans regia cultivar Chandler chromosome 3, Walnut 2.0, whole genome shotgun sequence contains the following:
- the LOC109013349 gene encoding microtubule-associated protein 70-2-like, whose amino-acid sequence is MSSNHIGCNGEAVAAPVLTSTSSFKARTKKPNATASGVLSRAGSDVDDIITFFHGSDPVRVELNRLENELRDKDRELGDALAEVKSLKNSERLKEKGVEELTDELKKVDEKLKATEALLESKNLEIKKINDEKKSALAAQFAAEATLRRVHAAQKDDEMPPIEAIITPLEAELKLARLEVAKLQDDNRALDRLTKSKEAALLEAERTVQIAMAKASLVDDLQNKNQELMKQIEICQEENKILDKMHRQKVAEVEKLTQTVRELEEAVLAGGAAANAVRDYQRKVQEMNEERKTLEREVARAKVTANRVATVVANEWKDANDKVMPVKQWLDERRFFQGEMQQLRDKLAVAERTAKAEAQLKEKYQVRFKVLEERLKAPNGNSRIASEGRSTSNGSSRRQSLGGAENFSRSSSNGFLSKRTPNSQYGTLRSSNASTLLKHVKISSRSFDGGSRSLDRDKLMPVASVNDNMPTNTSDETLISETNGTYKESANGTPIEKTDPEQEDYVSGMLYDMLQKEVISLRKACHEKDQTLKDKDDAIEMLAKKVDTLNKAMEIEAKKMRREVAAMGKEVSAMRVSKEHDMRARRVIAPRGAVNSSHLTSARNAGNS